A single region of the Solwaraspora sp. WMMD406 genome encodes:
- a CDS encoding MFS transporter, whose translation MPPEVRIVLTLTPYRDALALPGVARLLAISIVARMPNTAAGVSLTLYVVLELGRGYAAAGLVATAITVGAAIGAPLLGRLVDRHGLRPVLLLSVCAQATFWGLAPLLPYLGLVVAAAVAGLLSLPVFSVIRQSLAALVPADRRRPAYALDSMSVEVSFMIGPALAVLLATTVSPTAALVAVGAGLVGAGLLMIWIDPPVRGAGEAPARPGQRIARRDWLTARLIGVLAIGAASTLVLGGTDVALVAALRESGQLAWTSVVLAAWGAYSLVGGFAYGAVRRPLPPFGLMALLAVTTIPVGLGAGQWWTLALALLPAGLLCAPTIAATSDAVSRLAPVSVRGEAMGLHGSAMTIGMAVGAPLTGAVVDAAGPAWGFAAIGVVGSLVALLVLPAQVRRRRGVADRRRLSAAADLA comes from the coding sequence ATCCCGCCGGAGGTACGGATCGTGTTGACACTGACGCCTTACCGGGATGCGCTCGCGCTGCCCGGCGTCGCCCGGCTGCTCGCCATCTCGATCGTGGCCCGGATGCCGAACACCGCCGCCGGGGTGTCGCTCACCCTCTACGTGGTGCTCGAACTGGGTCGAGGCTATGCCGCCGCCGGGCTGGTGGCCACCGCGATCACCGTCGGTGCCGCGATCGGCGCGCCGCTGCTCGGCCGGCTGGTCGACCGGCACGGCCTCCGCCCGGTCCTGCTGCTGTCGGTCTGCGCGCAGGCGACCTTCTGGGGGCTCGCCCCGCTGCTGCCCTATCTCGGGTTGGTGGTGGCGGCGGCGGTCGCCGGGCTGCTGAGCCTGCCGGTCTTCTCGGTGATCCGGCAGTCGCTGGCCGCCCTGGTCCCGGCCGATCGGCGCCGGCCGGCGTACGCGTTGGACTCGATGTCCGTCGAGGTGTCGTTCATGATCGGCCCGGCGCTGGCGGTGCTGCTCGCCACGACCGTGTCGCCGACGGCCGCGCTGGTCGCGGTCGGCGCGGGCCTGGTCGGCGCCGGGCTGCTGATGATCTGGATCGATCCGCCGGTACGGGGTGCGGGTGAGGCGCCGGCACGACCCGGGCAACGGATCGCCCGCCGGGACTGGCTGACCGCACGGCTGATCGGTGTGCTGGCGATCGGCGCGGCCAGCACCCTGGTGCTCGGCGGCACCGACGTCGCGCTGGTCGCGGCGCTACGCGAGTCCGGTCAACTGGCCTGGACCAGCGTGGTGCTGGCGGCCTGGGGCGCGTACTCACTGGTCGGGGGATTCGCCTACGGTGCGGTACGGCGGCCGTTGCCGCCGTTCGGGCTGATGGCGTTGCTGGCAGTCACCACCATCCCGGTGGGGTTGGGTGCCGGCCAGTGGTGGACTCTCGCCTTGGCCTTGCTGCCGGCCGGGTTGCTCTGTGCGCCCACGATCGCCGCGACGTCCGACGCGGTGAGTCGGCTCGCGCCGGTGTCGGTCCGGGGCGAGGCGATGGGGCTGCACGGATCGGCGATGACCATCGGCATGGCCGTCGGTGCCCCGCTCACCGGTGCCGTCGTCGACGCCGCCGGGCCGGCCTGGGGGTTCGCCGCGATCGGCGTGGTGGGTTCGCTGGTCGCGCTGCTGGTGCTGCCGGCGCAGGTGCGGCGACGGCGGGGTGTCGCGGATCGGCGGCGGCTGTCCGCCGCCGCCGATCTCGCCTGA
- the ctaD gene encoding cytochrome c oxidase subunit I, protein MTTVAPKPIATRPFPVREPVRGSAMARLLRTTDAKQIGIMYMVTAFAFFMIGGLMALIMRAELAQPGMQFLSPEQYNQLFTMHGTIMLLFFATPIVFAFANYITPIQIGAPDVSFPRLNSFAYWLYLFGGTLAMGGFLTPGGAADFGWFAYVPLSSVEHSPGVGANMWIVGLAISGLGTILGAVNMITTILTLRAPGMTMFRMPIFTWNILVTSLLVIMVFPLLAAALFALAADRMLGAHVYAPETGGPLLWQHLFWFFGHPEVYIVALPFFGIISEVIPVFSRKPIFGYKGLVGATIAIAALSMSVWAHHMFATGQVLLPFFSFLSFLIAVPTGMKFFNWIGTMWRGQISFETPMLWAIGFLVTFLFGGLSGVLLASPPIDFHVSDSYFVVAHFHYVLFGTIVFAVFAGIYFWFPKFTGRMLDERLGRVHFWLTFIGFHTTFLVQHWLGNEGFPRRYADYLATDGFTTLNMISTIGSFVTGISTLPFLYNVWKSYKAGPLVDVDDPWGHGNSLEWATSSPPPLRNFDRMPRIRSERPAFDLKFPELAAGHQSVAGPPEGGAKPLTSESDGGATYQEDTTANVDER, encoded by the coding sequence GTGACCACCGTCGCACCGAAGCCGATCGCCACCCGACCGTTCCCGGTCCGGGAGCCGGTCCGGGGCTCGGCCATGGCGCGGCTGCTGCGTACGACCGACGCGAAGCAGATCGGGATCATGTACATGGTCACCGCCTTCGCGTTCTTCATGATCGGCGGCCTGATGGCGTTGATCATGCGTGCGGAGCTGGCCCAGCCGGGGATGCAGTTCCTCTCCCCGGAGCAGTACAACCAGCTCTTCACCATGCACGGCACGATCATGCTGCTGTTCTTCGCGACGCCGATCGTCTTCGCGTTCGCGAACTACATCACGCCGATCCAGATCGGCGCTCCGGACGTGTCGTTCCCCCGGCTGAACAGCTTCGCTTACTGGCTGTACCTGTTCGGCGGGACGCTCGCCATGGGTGGCTTCCTCACCCCCGGCGGTGCCGCCGACTTCGGCTGGTTCGCCTACGTGCCGCTGAGCAGCGTCGAACACTCACCCGGGGTCGGCGCCAACATGTGGATCGTCGGCCTGGCGATCTCCGGTCTCGGCACCATCCTCGGCGCGGTCAACATGATCACCACGATCCTGACCCTGCGGGCCCCCGGCATGACCATGTTCCGGATGCCGATCTTCACCTGGAACATCCTGGTCACCAGCCTCCTGGTGATCATGGTCTTCCCGCTGCTGGCCGCCGCGTTGTTCGCCCTTGCCGCCGACCGCATGCTCGGCGCCCACGTGTACGCCCCGGAGACCGGCGGTCCGCTGCTGTGGCAGCACCTGTTCTGGTTCTTCGGCCACCCCGAGGTCTACATCGTCGCGCTGCCGTTCTTCGGCATCATCAGCGAGGTCATCCCGGTCTTCTCCCGTAAGCCGATCTTCGGTTACAAGGGTCTGGTCGGCGCGACCATCGCGATCGCCGCGCTGTCGATGAGCGTCTGGGCGCACCATATGTTCGCCACCGGGCAGGTGCTGCTGCCGTTCTTCAGCTTTCTGAGCTTCCTGATCGCCGTACCGACCGGCATGAAGTTCTTCAACTGGATCGGCACCATGTGGCGGGGACAGATCAGCTTCGAGACGCCCATGCTGTGGGCGATCGGCTTCCTGGTCACCTTCCTTTTCGGCGGCCTGTCCGGCGTGCTGCTGGCCAGCCCACCGATCGACTTCCACGTCTCCGACTCGTACTTCGTCGTCGCGCACTTCCACTACGTGCTCTTCGGCACGATCGTGTTCGCGGTGTTCGCCGGCATCTACTTCTGGTTCCCGAAGTTCACCGGCCGGATGCTCGACGAGCGGCTGGGCCGGGTGCATTTCTGGCTGACCTTCATCGGCTTCCACACCACCTTCCTGGTGCAGCACTGGCTCGGCAACGAGGGCTTTCCCCGCCGGTACGCCGACTACCTGGCCACGGACGGCTTCACCACGCTCAACATGATCTCCACGATCGGGTCGTTCGTCACCGGCATCTCGACGCTGCCGTTCCTCTACAACGTGTGGAAGTCGTACAAGGCCGGCCCGCTGGTCGACGTCGACGACCCGTGGGGCCACGGCAACTCCCTGGAGTGGGCCACCAGCTCCCCGCCGCCGCTGCGCAACTTCGACCGGATGCCCCGGATTCGGTCGGAACGGCCCGCATTCGACCTCAAGTTCCCGGAGCTGGCCGCCGGCCACCAGTCCGTCGCGGGCCCGCCGGAGGGCGGTGCCAAACCGCTGACCAGCGAGTCCGACGGCGGCGCCACCTACCAGGAAGACACCACGGCCAACGTCGACGAGCGCTGA
- a CDS encoding FAD-dependent monooxygenase, producing MAQAPVRVLIVGASVAGLALARALRLAGLRPTVVEKLPPSVVAGAGIFLPGNAIRALRELGLDGPLRPLGAVIRHQRFLDSAGRQLCAVDLDQLWDGVGECRALPRADLHRVLLTGAGGEVRHDTEVCDLEVGDETTKVAFGDGSYAEYDLVVGADGRRSTVRQLAGLGGAAHPVGQIVYRSVVSGGPEITEWTGLLGQRAGIVVMPMGYGRLYCYADEALPAGSAPPADPLVRLRDLFGEYGHPVPAVLEAVEKVQVAVTDEVELSAWSRGNVVLVGDAAHATAPTLSQGAAMALEDALVLAEMVRTRSSIAEALAGYESRRRPRTQWVLDRTRDRDHTRDVSPALRDPLLRSRGSTIFQEHYRLLIDPV from the coding sequence ATGGCTCAAGCACCCGTGCGCGTGCTCATCGTCGGTGCCAGCGTCGCCGGTCTGGCATTGGCCCGTGCGCTGCGGTTGGCCGGTCTCAGGCCCACAGTGGTGGAGAAGCTCCCACCATCCGTTGTGGCCGGTGCGGGGATCTTCCTGCCCGGTAACGCGATCCGGGCGCTACGGGAGCTCGGCCTGGACGGCCCGTTGCGCCCGCTCGGCGCGGTCATCCGCCACCAACGCTTCCTCGATTCGGCCGGTCGACAGCTGTGCGCGGTCGACCTGGACCAGTTGTGGGACGGCGTCGGCGAGTGCCGCGCGTTGCCCCGAGCCGACCTGCACCGGGTGCTGCTCACCGGGGCCGGCGGCGAGGTCCGCCACGACACCGAGGTGTGTGACCTGGAAGTCGGCGACGAGACCACCAAGGTCGCCTTCGGCGACGGATCGTACGCCGAGTACGACCTGGTCGTCGGTGCTGACGGGCGTCGCTCGACGGTGCGCCAGTTGGCCGGACTCGGCGGTGCCGCGCACCCGGTGGGTCAGATCGTCTACCGCAGTGTGGTCTCCGGCGGTCCGGAGATCACCGAATGGACCGGGCTGCTCGGCCAGCGGGCCGGGATCGTGGTGATGCCGATGGGGTACGGCCGGCTCTACTGTTACGCCGACGAGGCCCTACCGGCTGGCTCGGCGCCGCCGGCCGACCCGCTCGTCCGGCTCCGGGACCTTTTCGGCGAGTACGGCCATCCGGTGCCGGCCGTCCTCGAAGCGGTGGAAAAGGTGCAGGTGGCGGTCACCGACGAGGTCGAGTTGTCGGCCTGGTCCCGAGGCAACGTCGTGCTCGTCGGTGACGCGGCGCACGCCACCGCGCCCACCCTGTCGCAGGGCGCCGCGATGGCCCTGGAAGACGCCCTGGTGCTCGCCGAGATGGTGCGGACCCGTTCGTCGATCGCCGAGGCGCTCGCCGGCTACGAGAGCCGGCGCCGGCCACGTACCCAGTGGGTGCTGGACCGGACCCGTGACCGCGACCACACCCGCGACGTCAGCCCGGCCCTGCGCGACCCGCTGTTGCGCAGCAGAGGCAGCACGATCTTCCAGGAGCACTACCGGCTGCTGATCGACCCGGTGTAG
- a CDS encoding sugar kinase translates to MSDPQPAGRRPADTGPLSPRPAEECRYDLVALGEVMLRLDPGEGRVRTARTFRAWEGGGEYNVARGLRRCFGLRTAVITAFADNEVGRLLEDLVLTGGVDTSLVRWMPYDGIGRGVRNGLNFTERGFGLRGAVGTSDRGHTAASQLRPDDVDWDHLFGALGVRWLHTGGIYAALSETTPDTIEAAMAAARRHGTIISYDLNYRPSLWKAIGGQARAQEVNRRLAGYVDVMIGNEEDFTASLGFAVPDTDESLTELEVGNFQRMITEVVRAYPNFRVVATTLRTVRTATVNDWGAIAWSAPTGFVEATHRAGLEILDRVGGGDSFASGLVYGLLEKGDLALAVEYGAAHGALAMTTPGDTSMANLAEVESLVGGGGARVQR, encoded by the coding sequence ATGTCTGATCCGCAACCGGCCGGGCGGCGACCCGCCGACACCGGGCCGTTGAGCCCTCGGCCCGCCGAGGAATGCCGCTACGACCTGGTCGCCCTGGGTGAGGTCATGCTGCGGCTCGACCCTGGTGAGGGTCGGGTCCGCACCGCGCGTACCTTCCGGGCCTGGGAGGGCGGCGGCGAGTACAACGTCGCGCGTGGCCTGCGGCGCTGCTTCGGACTGCGGACCGCGGTGATCACCGCGTTCGCCGACAACGAGGTGGGTCGCCTGCTGGAGGATCTGGTCCTGACCGGTGGCGTCGACACGTCCCTGGTGCGCTGGATGCCGTACGACGGTATCGGGCGCGGCGTGCGCAACGGGCTGAACTTCACCGAACGCGGCTTCGGGCTGCGGGGCGCGGTCGGCACCTCGGACCGGGGACACACCGCCGCCAGCCAACTGCGTCCCGACGACGTCGACTGGGACCACCTCTTCGGCGCGCTCGGTGTCCGCTGGCTGCACACCGGGGGGATCTACGCGGCGCTGTCGGAGACGACCCCCGACACGATCGAGGCGGCCATGGCGGCGGCCCGCCGGCACGGCACGATCATCTCCTACGACCTGAACTACCGGCCGAGCCTGTGGAAGGCGATCGGCGGACAGGCCCGGGCGCAGGAGGTCAACCGCCGGCTGGCCGGGTACGTCGACGTGATGATCGGCAACGAGGAGGACTTCACCGCGAGCTTGGGGTTCGCCGTACCGGACACCGACGAGAGTCTGACCGAGTTGGAGGTCGGCAACTTCCAACGGATGATCACCGAGGTCGTCCGGGCATACCCGAACTTCCGGGTCGTCGCGACGACCTTGCGTACGGTGCGGACCGCCACAGTCAACGACTGGGGAGCGATCGCGTGGTCGGCTCCGACGGGATTCGTCGAAGCTACGCACCGTGCCGGTCTGGAGATCCTGGACCGGGTCGGCGGCGGGGACAGTTTCGCCTCCGGTCTGGTGTACGGGCTGCTGGAGAAGGGCGACCTGGCCTTGGCGGTGGAGTACGGAGCGGCACACGGTGCACTGGCGATGACCACACCCGGTGACACCTCGATGGCCAACCTGGCCGAAGTGGAGTCTCTGGTCGGCGGCGGGGGCGCCCGCGTACAACGCTGA
- the eda gene encoding bifunctional 4-hydroxy-2-oxoglutarate aldolase/2-dehydro-3-deoxy-phosphogluconate aldolase — MAAGAGTDIVTAIGAARILPVVVLEEPAGAEPLAAALVAGGLPTAEVTFRTAAAAEAIAAMSANPDMLVGAGTVLTVEQVDAAVRAGARFVVSPGFGPAVVRRCRELGVPVFPGVSSATEIQLALDAGLDTVKFFPAEQLGGIGMVRALAAPFRSVRFIPTGGVHTGNLADYLAHPAVLAVGGTWMVAPKLLATGDWAEVTRLTAAAVAAAAAGSQSQP, encoded by the coding sequence GTGGCAGCGGGGGCAGGAACGGACATCGTCACGGCTATCGGTGCCGCCCGCATCCTGCCGGTCGTGGTGCTGGAGGAGCCCGCCGGCGCCGAGCCGCTGGCCGCCGCGCTCGTGGCCGGTGGCCTGCCGACCGCCGAGGTGACCTTCCGGACCGCCGCCGCCGCCGAGGCGATCGCCGCGATGTCCGCCAACCCCGACATGCTGGTCGGCGCCGGCACCGTCCTCACGGTCGAACAGGTCGACGCGGCGGTGCGGGCTGGTGCCCGGTTCGTGGTCAGCCCCGGATTCGGTCCGGCGGTCGTCCGCCGCTGCCGGGAACTCGGCGTACCGGTGTTCCCGGGGGTGTCCAGCGCGACCGAGATCCAGCTGGCGCTCGACGCGGGCCTGGACACCGTCAAGTTCTTCCCGGCGGAACAACTCGGCGGGATCGGCATGGTACGGGCCCTGGCCGCGCCGTTCCGGTCGGTGCGATTCATCCCCACCGGCGGGGTGCACACCGGCAACCTGGCCGACTATCTGGCCCACCCGGCGGTCCTCGCCGTCGGGGGCACCTGGATGGTCGCCCCCAAGCTGCTCGCCACCGGCGACTGGGCCGAGGTGACCCGGCTCACCGCCGCTGCCGTCGCCGCTGCCGCCGCCGGCAGTCAGTCCCAGCCCTGA
- a CDS encoding IclR family transcriptional regulator, with amino-acid sequence MTVRDDLPEREGFQPVKSAGRTLEVLETLAAAGGRRSLGDLSRELRIPKSSLHGILRTMTQRGWVETDDTGTRFGLGVRALQVGAAYLAADDAVGLLDGVLDELARQFGETVHLGRLDGPHVVYMAKRESVHPLRLYSAIGRQLPAHATALGKALLAEYPDDTVDRLLTWPLPRLTRRTVVEPDDLHAQLAEIRIRGYAVDREENTEGIVCLAMAMPLRSPATDAISLSIPSGRIDPAGEARIVAGLRVAASQVRAARGLVTT; translated from the coding sequence ATGACGGTGCGCGACGACCTGCCGGAGCGCGAGGGGTTCCAGCCGGTGAAGTCCGCCGGCCGGACGCTGGAGGTACTCGAAACACTGGCCGCCGCCGGTGGCCGACGGTCACTCGGCGACCTGTCCCGCGAACTGCGCATACCCAAGAGCAGCCTGCACGGCATTCTGCGCACGATGACGCAGCGCGGCTGGGTGGAGACCGACGACACCGGCACCCGCTTCGGGCTCGGCGTACGGGCCCTGCAGGTCGGGGCCGCCTATTTGGCCGCCGACGACGCGGTCGGCCTGCTGGACGGCGTCCTCGACGAGCTGGCCCGACAGTTCGGGGAGACCGTCCACCTGGGCCGGCTGGACGGGCCGCACGTCGTCTACATGGCCAAACGGGAGTCGGTCCATCCGCTTCGGCTCTACAGCGCGATCGGTCGGCAACTCCCCGCGCACGCCACCGCCCTGGGCAAGGCGCTGCTGGCCGAGTACCCCGACGACACCGTCGACCGGCTGCTGACCTGGCCGTTGCCCCGGCTGACCCGGCGCACCGTCGTCGAACCCGACGACCTGCACGCCCAGCTCGCCGAAATCCGTATCCGTGGGTACGCGGTCGACCGCGAGGAGAACACCGAGGGCATCGTCTGTCTGGCGATGGCGATGCCGCTGCGCTCGCCGGCCACGGACGCGATCAGCCTGTCCATCCCGTCCGGCCGGATCGATCCGGCCGGCGAGGCACGGATCGTGGCCGGCCTGCGGGTCGCCGCCAGCCAGGTGCGAGCCGCCCGGGGCCTGGTCACGACCTGA
- a CDS encoding cellulose binding domain-containing protein, with the protein MRRPIRAVAAAGLLLAGGMIAVVTAAPAQADTVICEQYGSTTIQGRYVVQNNRWGTTAQQCINVTSSGFSITSQQGSSPTNGAPVSYPSVFYGCHYTNCSPGTNLPIQVSRISSAPTSINYSYVGNGTYNASYDIWLDPTPRTDGVSQMEIMIWFHRQGSIQPIGSPVGNTTIAGRSFQVWTGSNGSNNVVSYLAQSSSSSWNFDVMAFVNDVRNRGQITNSWYLTSVQAGFEPWNGGTGLAVNSFSSTVNTGGAPPPTTAPPTTAPPPTTPPPGGGGCRVSYTPNTWNNGYTAEVRITNTGASTINGWTLAYQLPSGQTISSAWNATVSQSGSSVTARNLSWNGSLAPNASASFGYQATYSGSYSSPARFTLNGTTCATG; encoded by the coding sequence ATGAGACGTCCGATCCGCGCCGTGGCGGCAGCAGGTCTGCTGCTGGCCGGCGGCATGATCGCAGTCGTCACCGCCGCGCCCGCCCAGGCCGACACGGTGATCTGCGAGCAGTACGGCTCCACCACCATCCAGGGCCGCTACGTCGTGCAGAACAACCGCTGGGGCACCACCGCCCAGCAGTGCATCAACGTGACGAGCTCCGGCTTCTCCATCACCTCCCAGCAGGGCAGCTCACCGACGAACGGGGCACCGGTCTCCTACCCGTCGGTCTTCTACGGCTGCCACTACACGAACTGCTCTCCGGGGACCAACCTGCCGATCCAGGTCAGCCGGATCAGCAGCGCGCCGACGAGCATCAACTACTCGTACGTCGGCAACGGCACCTACAACGCGTCGTACGACATCTGGTTGGACCCGACGCCCCGTACCGACGGCGTCAGCCAGATGGAGATCATGATCTGGTTCCACCGGCAGGGCTCGATCCAACCGATCGGTTCGCCGGTCGGCAACACCACCATCGCCGGCCGCAGCTTCCAGGTCTGGACCGGTAGCAACGGCAGCAACAATGTCGTCTCCTACCTCGCCCAGTCGTCGTCCAGCAGCTGGAACTTCGACGTGATGGCCTTCGTCAACGACGTGCGCAACCGGGGACAGATCACCAACTCCTGGTACCTGACCAGCGTTCAGGCCGGCTTCGAGCCGTGGAACGGCGGCACCGGCCTCGCGGTCAACTCGTTCTCGTCGACGGTGAACACCGGTGGCGCGCCGCCGCCGACCACCGCGCCGCCGACCACCGCACCACCACCCACCACCCCGCCACCCGGCGGCGGCGGGTGTCGGGTCAGCTACACGCCCAACACCTGGAACAACGGCTACACCGCCGAGGTACGGATCACCAACACCGGTGCCAGCACGATCAACGGCTGGACCCTGGCGTACCAGCTGCCCTCCGGACAGACGATCAGCAGTGCGTGGAACGCCACCGTGTCACAGAGCGGGTCGTCGGTGACCGCCCGTAACCTGAGCTGGAACGGCAGCCTGGCACCGAACGCCAGCGCCTCCTTCGGCTACCAGGCGACCTACAGCGGCTCCTACTCGTCACCCGCCAGGTTCACCCTCAACGGCACGACCTGCGCCACCGGTTGA
- a CDS encoding aldo/keto reductase, with protein MTARVEQAVVSLGPGVDMPVLGFGTWQATGQKGYSAIRAALDVGYRHLDTATMYGNEAEVGRAIKDSGVPRDDVFVTTKLPPDRVGRAEETLAASLAALDTDYVDLWLIHWPPRGGESVPTWRAFVAARQAGHVRAIGVSNYSLAQIDELADATGAVPAVNQVPWGPTLHDLRTLVEHQSRGVVLEGYSPFQNTDLDTPLLVEIADAHQVSPAQVVLRWHLQHGIVVIPKSVTPQRIAANADVFDFELTDGEMARIDDLTE; from the coding sequence ATGACAGCGCGTGTTGAGCAAGCGGTCGTCTCTCTCGGCCCCGGCGTCGACATGCCGGTGCTCGGATTCGGCACCTGGCAGGCAACCGGACAAAAGGGCTATTCGGCGATCCGGGCCGCGCTCGACGTCGGCTACCGGCATCTGGACACCGCCACCATGTACGGCAACGAGGCCGAGGTGGGCCGCGCGATCAAGGACAGCGGCGTACCCCGCGACGACGTCTTCGTCACGACGAAGCTGCCGCCGGATCGGGTCGGCCGGGCGGAGGAGACCCTCGCGGCGAGCCTGGCTGCCCTGGACACCGACTACGTCGATCTCTGGCTGATCCACTGGCCGCCCAGGGGCGGGGAATCGGTGCCGACCTGGCGGGCCTTCGTCGCGGCGCGCCAGGCCGGTCACGTCCGGGCGATCGGGGTCAGCAACTACAGCCTGGCGCAGATCGACGAATTGGCCGATGCGACAGGTGCGGTGCCGGCGGTCAACCAGGTTCCCTGGGGTCCGACGCTGCACGATCTCCGTACTCTGGTCGAACATCAGTCCCGAGGGGTCGTGCTGGAGGGTTATAGCCCGTTCCAGAACACCGACCTGGACACCCCGCTGCTGGTGGAGATCGCCGACGCCCACCAGGTCAGTCCGGCACAGGTGGTGCTGCGCTGGCATCTGCAGCACGGCATCGTGGTGATCCCGAAGTCTGTCACGCCGCAGCGGATCGCTGCCAACGCCGACGTCTTCGATTTCGAACTGACCGACGGCGAGATGGCCCGGATCGACGACCTGACCGAGTGA
- a CDS encoding trehalase family glycosidase, with protein sequence MSNISTTTTTTTAEPLTTPPLTTTSPPFPTTPPLSTAAATATAAATTATAAATTATAAAGSDERSTDDLWHMARAVLDANWSRTHTVPSRTLYPHQWSWDAAFISIGLARVDPDRAWQDLRNLFQAQWPDGRVPHIVFDPDVAERDYFPGPGFWQVPQLRPGHPDGTGIVQPPAHALAVWAAYQRRPDARSVDQLRWFYPRLVAAQDYLLGARDVGGGGLASIVHPWESGLDNSPAWDEALAAVPVDLGVLAGRNRHDNRVAAAAHRPTDEDYARFIALALAYRDGGYHDDGLRDRHAFIVECPTFNALLGAAEQALADIAAVIGVDPAPHLRRARRITRAIDNRLWNPRTGLYHTRDVRTGRLGSARCVNGLVPLLLAELPAERVAALITAAESKHFGLSATMPVASYDRTAADFDPVRYWRGPVWININWLLWRGLRAHGRPAQAAELRTAMLELVRRSGYYEYFHPTTGDGVGSAAFSWTAALVLDLLADSSTTVEASPLAQSIG encoded by the coding sequence ATGAGCAACATCAGCACCACGACGACCACCACCACCGCCGAGCCGCTCACCACCCCGCCACTCACCACCACCAGCCCGCCATTCCCCACCACCCCGCCACTCAGCACCGCCGCCGCCACCGCCACGGCCGCCGCCACGACCGCCACGGCCGCCGCCACCACTGCCACGGCCGCCGCCGGGTCTGACGAACGAAGCACCGACGATCTGTGGCACATGGCCCGCGCGGTGCTGGACGCCAACTGGTCCCGGACGCACACGGTCCCGTCGCGCACCCTCTACCCGCACCAGTGGAGCTGGGACGCCGCCTTCATCAGCATCGGCCTGGCCCGGGTCGACCCCGACCGGGCCTGGCAGGACCTGCGCAACCTGTTCCAGGCCCAGTGGCCGGACGGCCGGGTGCCGCACATCGTCTTCGACCCCGATGTCGCCGAACGCGACTACTTCCCTGGTCCTGGCTTCTGGCAGGTGCCGCAGCTACGGCCCGGACATCCCGACGGCACCGGGATCGTCCAGCCGCCCGCCCACGCGCTCGCTGTCTGGGCGGCCTACCAGCGTCGGCCGGACGCCCGGTCGGTGGACCAGTTGCGCTGGTTCTACCCTCGACTGGTCGCCGCCCAGGACTATCTGCTCGGCGCCCGTGACGTCGGCGGCGGCGGACTGGCCAGCATCGTCCACCCCTGGGAGTCCGGCCTGGACAACAGTCCCGCCTGGGACGAGGCGCTGGCGGCCGTACCCGTGGACCTCGGCGTACTCGCCGGCCGGAACCGGCACGACAACCGGGTGGCCGCCGCCGCGCACCGACCGACCGACGAGGACTACGCCCGGTTCATCGCGCTCGCTTTGGCGTACCGGGACGGTGGTTACCACGACGACGGGCTGCGTGACCGGCACGCGTTCATCGTCGAGTGCCCCACCTTCAACGCGCTGCTCGGCGCGGCGGAGCAGGCCCTCGCGGACATCGCGGCGGTGATCGGCGTCGACCCGGCTCCTCATCTCCGGCGGGCCCGGCGCATCACGCGGGCGATCGACAACCGGTTGTGGAACCCCCGGACCGGGCTCTACCACACCCGCGACGTACGCACCGGGCGGCTCGGTTCGGCCCGGTGCGTGAACGGTCTGGTGCCGCTACTGCTGGCTGAGTTGCCGGCGGAGCGGGTGGCCGCGCTGATCACCGCGGCCGAGTCGAAGCACTTCGGCTTGTCGGCCACGATGCCGGTGGCCAGCTACGACCGTACGGCAGCCGACTTCGATCCGGTCCGCTACTGGCGCGGGCCGGTCTGGATCAACATCAACTGGCTGCTCTGGCGGGGGCTGCGCGCACACGGCCGACCGGCTCAGGCCGCCGAGCTGCGGACCGCCATGTTGGAACTGGTCCGTCGGTCCGGTTACTACGAGTACTTCCACCCGACGACCGGTGACGGTGTCGGCTCCGCCGCGTTCAGTTGGACGGCCGCGCTGGTCCTCGATCTCCTGGCCGATTCGTCGACCACCGTCGAGGCGTCACCCCTCGCCCAGAGTATCGGCTAG